The Danio aesculapii chromosome 22, fDanAes4.1, whole genome shotgun sequence genomic sequence AACTTTTGTGGGACCACTGTTTTCctgtaaaaacatttcaaacagCCCAGCATCAACCCAACATATTCAAAGTGAGACACACTGTCATGGAGATCAAGTCCAGCTCAATGATATGAGATACTCTGCATAGGGGAGAGCTTGCCCCAACTGATCGAGGACCATAGTACCGGAACACCTCTAGCCCAACCTCTGAAGCAGCGTGGGTAAGGATTCTATGTTCTGGACCTTAGAGGGCAGGAGCAGATCACAGTTCACCCTCGGTGATGGACATCTGGTCAGCGCTGTCATCAAGTAATCAGTCACCCTGGTGGATAATCCGCCACTCACATCTGAAACTTGGAGCATGCTAGGAAGGAGTGGGAGGTCCTCAGTCCAGATTTGGTTGACTGATTATCTCCCACTGAAGTCCTCTGATCTGTCCAAGTGTTCGCTGCTCTGTGGAAAGCAACAAGTTTGGCTTGTGCTTTTGCGAGTACAAGCCACGGTCTTACATCCATCATCCAGTGCTAGGAAATCACCGCATACAGAAACTCACAGTCAGTACAacatcttgaaaaagacgcgttctCAGACCCTGTTCCTCTTTTAGACTGCTCTTATATGCACCCAATGAAACTCCAGGGGACGGGAGAAAACCCAGCTTGACGGCCACCAATGCGCCGTTCACCTTCTGAATGCAAAACGTGGAAATTCCAGGAGGTCTCTGCAGCAGTGTGTATTTAAGTGAAGTCTGACAGAGGCTCCTCCAGGTGCTGCTTATGTACTCCCTGATTAGTGATTGGCTGCACCTGTAAAGGTTCTTTGCTAATTCATAGGCATTTATTGGCCCATTTTTCTATTCTTTAGAGTGATTGGTCATCTGGCCACAACCCATAATGTTTTCAACATAATGGCTCCTGACCTGAAAGGGAACTATTTGCGCTCTGAGAATTTAGTACTAGAGTAAAAAGGGGGAAGGGGGGATGGGTTTTTTGAgcaagagagagtgtgtgtttctacaggtaAACCACCTTCCTCATTCTGCCTTTATCTGCACAAACCTGTCTGTCCTCTTCACAGTGCGATGGCCATGCTTAAGTTTTTGTGAAATAAGTAATGTTTTCATAGGTTGTTAAAGGCATTGCACTATATATAAAATGATTGACTGgctattttgttaatatttgaaATTATATATTCAATTCTATAACCACATAAGAAGATTAGTGCTGCACAatgtatcatttcagcatcgatattgcaatgtgcgcatccgcaatagtcacaccacagaatatgcaatgttgagtttatatgatgggattatagttgaccaagtTTACCACTTAAGTTTAAGTGAAAGTTTACCATTTGCATgcgtttttaaggcctgtgactatgtaAACATTCAGGCGCAAAAGAATATAAAGTGTTTAGACACAAGCAATTGTAACTTTAATTAAGATAGATTATAACCACTTTTCCTGGTTCAGAGTTGCTGCTTTGTGTGTCAAAAGAAAAAGGCCTGATTAGGAGTTAGACTCTGAGAGACACAGATCTTGCGAGACACATCAGATATCAGAAGATCTCGTCACACTCCTAGTCTAAATGCTTTCACTTGCTACTGTTTTGACTCTGCTTGAGCTGAGACGTGAGGTTTTTTATACACAGTAGGGTTGTCAAGAGCCCATATCGACAATTGACCATCAGATAAAAGGGTCATTGAAAATAAATTGATCATTGATTTAATCATTCTGCTTCCCTAAATCACATTGCTCTCCTAAAATGAAATTGTTCTCTTTACTTACTTTTCAGACCTGATGGTAACGAAAGAGGAAAGTGGAAAAGCCAATCATAGCATCAATACAAAGGAGAAGACACATCTGTGTtctgagtgtgggaagagttttgcaCATCGTTCATATTTAATTGCACATCAGAAGATCCACTccggagagaaaccgttcacatgcactcagtgtgggaagggTTTCAGATATTTATCACAAattaatgaacacatgatgacccacactggagagaaaccacatAAATGTGATCAATGCGGAAAAAGATTTTTGAAGGCTTCAAACTTGAAGGTCCATTTTggagttcatacaaaggagaagccttatCCATGTTCTGTGTGTGGAAAAACGTTTGCACGTCCATCACTTGTAAAAGACCATGAGCTGATCCACATTGGTGTTAAAAAGTATGTGTGCCTTGTGTGTGAGAGGAGTTTTCTTAGACCTCGAGCGTTGAAACAGCACCagaagattcacactggagagaaacaaCACATATGTGATCAATGCGGCAAAGCGTTTTTGAGGTCTACACAACTAAAGAAGCATCTTAACGTTCATGCAAAGGAGACACAATCAGTTCTTTGATAGTAAAGAGTTTTACACTTTAATTTACCTTACTGGAAACTGTATTTACCAACATCAGATTTGTTAACTGTTGGTATATTAATAAATTCCAATCATTTCAAAATAGGAAACAATTTATCACAATTAGCTCTTAACACTCGGTTTTCACTATACAGGGCAGACTGCAAACATTGTTGTGTCATTCATCCAGGATCATTAGCTCATGCAGCATGATAATGCATGGCCACATGATGAAGGATCTGTACACAATTCCTGGAAGCTGGAAACATCCCAGTTCCTATGTGGCCAGCTATATTCATCTGACATGTCACGTACTGAGCATGTTTCGGCGTAAACGACAACGTGTTGCAGTTCCAGCCAATATCCAGTAACCTCACGCATCCATTGAAGAGGAGTCAACCAACATTTCACTGTCCGCAATCAACAATCTGATAGACTCTGTCACTTATTGAGCATGTTTTAGCTGTATACTACACCGTGTTCCAGTTCCAGCCAATATCCAGCAACCTCACGCATCCAATTCTTGGTAGCTGAAAACATCCCAGTTCTTGCATAGCCAGCATACTCACTGAACATGTCACATTTTGAGCATGTTTTGGCATATGCAATGGCGTGTTGCAATTTCAGACAATATTCAGCAACCTCACAGTCATTGTAGAGGAGTCAACCAACATTTCACAGTCCGCAATAAACAATCTGATCGACTCTATGTAAAGGCGACTCTATGCTCAAAACAGATACTGACTGGTTTGGTATCATCTAAATGGGTTTAAATTGATTgccttaaaccaggggtgtcaagGCAGGCCAAAATCTAAGGCAACCAATCtagttcctggaggtccggtgccctgcagggttttgctccaacttgcctcaacacacctgcctaggTGTTTCAAGAATACCAAGTAAAGCTGCAGTCACTgtggacttttcctcccatagacttccattgataCGCaggcgaatgcgtcagactggaaacgcagggtcatgcgttaagtttcgcaggtcgctgcagtgcaaagttcaagcttggtgaactctgacctgcgaaatcgcatcacttgactgcgtgagaccaatcgaggatcaaaacacgacctctctggacagaaatttaaaacatggagcaatcgctcgtttTTTTAAtgcctaatcatcttgtttaatcccgccccttttcgcagtgccgcacgacagaatttcgcacacacaaactctggtgtgaccgcagcttaagaccttgattagcttgttcaggtgtgtttgtttagggtttgagctaaaatctgcaggacaccggacctccaggaacaagtttggtgatccctgatctAGGGTGTGTCATTTGATGAAGTGGGACACACTTTAAAATGGCTGTGGCAAGTGTTTAGGGAAATTTTCGAATGTGTATCTAAAAGTGGATTGGAACGCAGCCAATTTGTTTTGTCACAAATGTGCTATTTATGTGCATATAGCTGTGctatttggggaaaatatctaattgctaATTTTTTCTTGACAGATATTGCGGTTTCgattttatttgtgatttaattttgtagctTGAGCCCAATAacctgtattgtagcttcttccTGCTGAAATACCATGAgtggaactgaaaagatatcaaCTTCTAtttagcaaacaactctgaaattgtactttccCTCACGTGTCTTGAAATTGTACTACTTGATTGTCACTGGCAAAACTTtttgttgactttttagcaagacactcctcatgtagccgcctgtggtgctttttttaggtgctggttgttgtatctCCTTGTggtgtggcaacaattctgcgacagcttttacaaattacctggttttgtttggtgtctgtgactttaaaaccaagatattcccatattaccgacgtgctggttttctttgatattaattcatctGTTAATatttctgaagcggcagacgccatcatcccagtCGCTttctggtttgtttgttttttttttattgtgggcattccGAATAgtttgcgcaattctgattgggcagaacgaaagtgtgctcactcaaatGGCTAGTAAGCCACACACAGATGACAGTCACACGTTTGCTCTGTGTgggggaagttaaataatatgtatttcatatcgcagcctcttgcaattagctaatcgcaatgtttcaaatcacgattgagattttgattttgattaatcgcacagccctagtcacAACTTATTGACGTCATTTACGATGATGTAAtgattatagaccatttcaaggtggtcatgttattggcccatgaacatttcctgcttgttatcaagctATTTCATAACTAACAAGAGGcagttcaatcataacttaatgttaaaacagctttcataacattatattttaatatgtgaCTCTTTTTGGAATTTCGGaagctataaaaatatatacaacagaaaatacgttgggaccattgtttttgcttACATTTCTCGAAGTGGTCTGTTGTCCCGGGATGAGACTCAACATATAAGAAATACAGACTATGTGTAACTGTATACCGacgttatgttttttatttaattagcttttaagtAGGCCAGTCATTTTTAAATGCTTATTAAactctttattaattattttaaactttattgtaTTGTGATATTTAGTAAAAGCGTTTGTTTACTGATGGTAGTTACTCGAGGAACATATCATTTTATATTGGCTATATCTGTCAGCCATGAAGGATTACGTTTGCTTAGTAATTACTGCTGCTTTGCTTTTAAAGTgcttaataaacaatattttcacCCACTGAGCTATATATGATGTTCTCTACTATAGGACAGTAATTATAACATAAGCGATAAACTTAAGCaattgttttttggtttgttatTTGGCGCGTTTTTGACGGTCCTCCCGCCTCGCCGCGATCACGTCAGCACTgacgcgttcattcagcgtcgagtttccagagctgaggtgagtcgttgacgctttttctcgtgtttacacaacaataaaacacactttacagtttattaaagcgacaatctgcgactagtttctgcattgagttcacctctatctgtgtgtctgctgactaaaacaatacagcaggcggCGAGCAGCTCTGAGAggacaatatgaatgaatgtgtttgtgtttttccgttagtgtgtttgtttttaacgATTGGAGTATCGCAAAATATGATCAATTTttacacaaaaacataaaaatattgctTCGTGGTTTTTGTTAGGGTTTTATGATTTGTTAGTTTCTTTACCACGTGTATCTATTGGCGATCAAATTTTTGTATTGTATGAATATTagatatttaaagtatatatagATTTCTTAAACAACATTATCCTGAAAACAGTATAAAACAAGCTGATCTGCTGCTGTTTCTTGAGTGGTTAGCATGGGGCTCATCAATATTATCAGAGCTGCTAAAATTCTCTATTTTTTGTCTATAGTGAAGGTTTTCCCTGATTACTTATACTGATGCCTTCAGATCTACAAATAGCAGACTACTTTCAATAGAATTAAGCAAATTATGTAATCGCCTATTGTATCAAGACGGAACCATCataatgctttatttattcaattagaTTGAGATTAAGCAGGTTTTTCTGTTTCTTCATTTGCAGCTCATCTTCCTTCAGTTCAGCTGTAAATACTGGAATATTCCCATCAGTCTACAAGTGAAGACGAGCATCAGACCATCAGGAAGAAGAGAAATctgcaaagacagagtttattgaaggacagtgagaagatgagtgatccagaaccctgcagaattaaacaggaagagactgaagaactaataggtttgtgtttattcattactcttcaacAATGAGGCTGAAGAACAGCAAGGTTGTGAATCTATAAAACACTTaatcagttttagttttttctcatattaccttttattttatatagtattatatagtacaatttttatgtttaaaatatggGACCTGCCTAAATTACTTGCACATGCATCTCGCCTACCTTGCCATAGTGTGCtacatacatttaatttgttacattaacttGAGTAAACATTTTTTGCACAAG encodes the following:
- the LOC130215664 gene encoding zinc finger protein 85-like, giving the protein MVKEESEELNEDKEKHQEKTFTCTQCGKSFKHNYHLILHMRIHTGEKPYKCSHCEKTFRYSKTMKIHERTHTGEKPYKCSHCEKTFRALNTMKKHESIHTGENRYHCTACGKSFSNTSSLRTHTLNIHNLMVTKEESGKANHSINTKEKTHLCSECGKSFAHRSYLIAHQKIHSGEKPFTCTQCGKGFRYLSQINEHMMTHTGEKPHKCDQCGKRFLKASNLKVHFGVHTKEKPYPCSVCGKTFARPSLVKDHELIHIGVKKYVCLVCERSFLRPRALKQHQKIHTGEKQHICDQCGKAFLRSTQLKKHLNVHAKETQSVL